The following are from one region of the Methyloprofundus sedimenti genome:
- the nifL gene encoding nitrogen fixation negative regulator NifL: MKNKSPEYLQLHTKIQDNINDLNHGMQIPEENKSQHMRKNAHNNNALPAWFFEEAVKQAPLAISITDKKANIVYANAAFCLITGYSIDEVIGKNESILSNKSTPRAVYHDLWRTISRNNIWQGQLVNRHKNGTPYLAELMITPIRDSLKNVTHYLGMHRDVSPSFKIEKKLQNQRHFSESVINASPIAMAVLNKDNAVVLDNFQYKKLLSSVSDKEPAHLFMELLSHELGDIWAYLHDNPDGFSDIEIRIDNTTLQPLWFSCSGRIFQEKETDPESFFNENHNDYLLLNLANITKQRQAQEAFHFQTLKALTAEEEQIRSIRETLLGAIHQVSQPLNQIQAAIQIMENKEGQEPLLNLLKELGRSGQNTLATLNNCVPSIVPTTASSINLNQITHEVLMMSNLNFLSNGIIIEWNPSTILPNILGSDNKLRTLFKMLIDNATNALTHNTNQERLIKINSYYNNNQVIVSIADTGPGIAKENQAKIFLPFFTTKSNGSMQAGMGLVVAKEIAHQFNGTLTLDTDYTEGCRFIVSFPELKHDNESGATG; encoded by the coding sequence ATGAAAAATAAATCTCCTGAATATTTACAGCTTCATACCAAGATTCAAGACAATATCAATGATTTAAATCACGGTATGCAAATTCCTGAAGAAAACAAATCTCAGCACATGCGCAAGAATGCTCACAACAACAATGCATTACCAGCCTGGTTTTTTGAGGAAGCGGTTAAACAAGCCCCATTAGCCATATCAATTACTGATAAAAAAGCAAACATCGTGTACGCCAATGCGGCTTTTTGTCTGATTACGGGTTACAGCATTGATGAAGTTATAGGTAAAAATGAATCTATCCTCTCCAATAAATCCACACCTAGAGCGGTCTACCACGACCTATGGCGCACCATCAGTAGAAATAATATATGGCAGGGACAGCTGGTTAATCGCCACAAGAATGGCACCCCTTACCTGGCTGAACTGATGATCACGCCTATCCGGGACTCGCTAAAAAATGTGACCCATTATTTAGGCATGCATCGTGATGTAAGTCCATCATTCAAGATTGAAAAGAAACTACAAAATCAAAGACATTTTAGTGAATCGGTTATTAACGCATCGCCGATTGCCATGGCTGTTTTAAATAAAGACAACGCTGTCGTTTTAGATAATTTTCAATATAAAAAGCTATTAAGCAGCGTGAGTGATAAAGAGCCTGCTCACCTTTTTATGGAGCTTCTTTCTCATGAATTAGGCGATATCTGGGCTTATTTACATGACAACCCAGACGGCTTTAGCGATATAGAAATACGCATAGACAATACAACACTTCAGCCACTATGGTTTTCTTGTTCAGGAAGAATATTTCAAGAAAAAGAGACTGATCCAGAAAGTTTCTTTAATGAAAATCATAATGACTATTTATTGTTGAATTTGGCGAACATCACTAAACAGCGCCAAGCACAGGAGGCATTTCACTTTCAAACACTTAAAGCACTGACAGCGGAAGAAGAACAAATTCGAAGTATTCGTGAAACATTGCTGGGCGCTATTCACCAGGTAAGCCAGCCCTTGAATCAAATTCAGGCGGCCATCCAAATTATGGAGAATAAAGAAGGTCAGGAGCCACTCTTAAATTTACTAAAAGAATTAGGGCGCAGTGGACAAAATACATTGGCGACTCTAAATAATTGCGTTCCAAGCATAGTACCGACCACCGCTTCATCCATTAATTTAAATCAAATAACGCATGAAGTCTTAATGATGAGTAATCTTAACTTCCTGAGTAATGGCATCATTATTGAGTGGAATCCAAGTACTATATTACCTAATATTCTTGGCTCGGATAATAAGTTACGCACACTCTTTAAAATGCTCATAGATAATGCAACTAATGCTCTCACTCATAACACCAACCAAGAACGACTCATAAAAATAAACAGCTACTACAATAATAACCAAGTTATTGTCTCTATTGCTGACACAGGCCCAGGTATCGCTAAAGAAAACCAGGCAAAAATTTTTCTGCCTTTTTTTACGACCAAAAGCAATGGCAGTATGCAAGCAGGTATGGGCTTGGTTGTCGCCAAGGAGATAGCGCATCAATTTAATGGCACATTAACTCTTGATACTGACTATACTGAAGGTTGTCGTTTTATCGTCAGTTTTCCTGAACTCAAGCATGATAACGAAAGTGGAGCTACAGGATGA